One part of the Paenibacillus sp. genome encodes these proteins:
- a CDS encoding folylpolyglutamate synthase/dihydrofolate synthase family protein, with product MFQTYEEAVGWITRLMPLHGIKPGLERTQALLDKLGNPHRRLKFIHVAGTNGKGSTCAFLASVIRKAGYDVGVFTSPYLEKYTNRIQTNGEDIPEASVVALANRIKPLVEELEPTYGALSMFEISTVLAILHFATESYPDFVVWETGMGGRLDSTNVVAPLVSVITNVGLDHTDVLGETIADIAREKAGIIKPGVPVVSTATHPEAAEVIRQTARERKSSLYEIGEKFSYSTKEVQEGQQTFDFEGPFRKLTNVRISMDGLHQQANAALALMTLEVLRQYYALVVDDEDLYAAMHDTQWKGRLELVSREPRILLDGAHNPDGAKSLAETLRTVYKYDKLVFVLGMVRNKNHPEYLRHILPIVDTLIVTEPDFFKKMPAADLAREAEAQRDSSGATSATVTLSPDWREALELARRSAGPEDLVVVSGSLYFLSDVRSSILQMTDSEKGW from the coding sequence ATGTTTCAAACTTATGAAGAAGCGGTGGGCTGGATCACCCGGCTCATGCCGCTTCACGGCATCAAGCCGGGGCTCGAGCGGACGCAGGCGCTGCTCGACAAGCTCGGCAACCCGCATCGGCGGCTGAAATTCATTCACGTCGCGGGCACGAACGGCAAAGGCTCCACCTGCGCGTTCCTCGCCTCCGTCATTCGGAAGGCGGGGTACGACGTCGGCGTCTTTACGTCCCCGTACCTTGAAAAATATACGAACCGAATCCAAACGAACGGCGAGGACATCCCGGAGGCGTCCGTCGTGGCGCTTGCGAACCGGATCAAACCGCTCGTCGAAGAGCTCGAGCCGACCTACGGCGCGCTCAGCATGTTCGAAATCAGCACGGTGCTCGCGATTCTCCACTTCGCGACGGAGTCGTATCCGGATTTCGTCGTTTGGGAAACCGGCATGGGCGGGCGGCTCGATTCGACGAACGTCGTCGCGCCGCTCGTCTCGGTCATTACGAACGTCGGGCTCGATCATACGGACGTATTAGGGGAGACCATTGCCGACATTGCAAGGGAGAAGGCCGGCATTATCAAGCCGGGCGTTCCGGTCGTGTCGACCGCGACGCATCCGGAAGCGGCCGAGGTCATCCGCCAGACGGCGCGAGAGCGCAAGAGCTCGCTGTACGAGATCGGCGAGAAGTTCTCTTACTCGACGAAGGAAGTGCAGGAGGGACAGCAGACGTTCGACTTCGAGGGGCCGTTCCGGAAGCTGACGAACGTGCGCATCTCGATGGACGGCTTGCACCAGCAGGCGAACGCGGCGCTCGCGCTCATGACGCTCGAGGTGCTGCGGCAGTATTACGCGCTCGTCGTCGACGACGAAGATTTGTACGCGGCGATGCACGACACGCAGTGGAAGGGGCGCCTCGAGCTCGTGTCGCGCGAGCCGCGCATTTTGCTCGACGGAGCGCACAATCCCGACGGCGCGAAATCGCTGGCGGAGACGCTGCGGACGGTTTATAAGTACGATAAACTCGTATTTGTGCTCGGGATGGTTCGAAACAAGAATCATCCGGAATATTTACGGCATATACTACCTATTGTGGATACTTTGATTGTGACGGAGCCGGATTTTTTCAAAAAGATGCCGGCCGCCGATCTGGCCCGGGAGGCGGAAGCCCAGCGGGATTCGAGCGGAGCGACGTCGGCGACCGTTACGCTTTCGCCCGATTGGCGCGAAGCGCTCGAGCTCGCCCGCCGTTCGGCAGGACCGGAAGATCTCGTCGTCGTTTCCGGCTCGCTGTACTTTTTGTCGGATGTCCGTTCCTCCATTTTACAAATGACCGATAGCGAAAAAGGTTGGTGA